Proteins encoded by one window of Kwoniella dejecticola CBS 10117 chromosome 7, complete sequence:
- a CDS encoding cytosolic Fe-S cluster assembly factor NBP35: protein MIAVQNPLPPPSPVPLGPTSTVLPSSVPDNAPEHCPGVESTQAGKADACEGCPNQAVCAEGPKGPDPDLPLIRERMKSVKRKVLVLSGKGGVGKSTFSAGLSWALAADEECQTGIMDIDICGPSIPLLMGLSSSTIHTSSSGWSPAYALDNLAVMSIGFLLPSSSDAVIWKGPKKNGLIKQFLKDVEWGDLDYMVVDTPPGTSDEHLSIVQYLKETGIDGAVLVTTPQEVALQDVRKEIDFCRKVGIPILGLVENMSGFVCPKCKNENEIFVPTTGGAEAMGKELGIELLGKVPLDPRIGMTCDQGMSFLDEYPDSPATTAYLDIVQRIRELLGDE from the exons ATGATAGCTGTACAGAATCCACTTCCGCCTCCATCGCCTGTCCCTCTAGGACCTACGTCCACCGTGTTACCGAGTTCAGTACCCGATAATGCACCGGAACATTGTCCG GGTGTCGAGTCCACTCAAGCTGGAAAAGCGGATGCTTGCGAAGGATGTCCAAATCAAGCAGTATGCGCAGAGGGTCCGAAGGGTCCCGATCCCGACTTGCCGCTGATCAGAGAAAGGATGAAATCAGTCAAGCGAAAAGTACTGGTCTTGTCCGGAAAAGGTGGAGTGGGCAAAAGTACCTTTTCAGCCGGATTATCTTGGGCTTTAGCAGCGGATGAGGAGTGTCAA ACTGGTATCATGGATATCGACATCTGCGGTCCTTCAATCCCCTTGTTGATGGGGttatcttcctcgactatacatacatcttcttccggtTGGTCTCCAGCTTACGCCCTCGACAATCTTGCCGTCATGTCGATAGGGTTCCTACTACCCTCCAGCTCAGATGCCGTGATATGGAAAGgcccgaagaagaatggattGATTAAGCAGTTCCTGAAAGATGTCGAATGGGGAGACTTGGATTATATGGTAGTAGATACACCACCTGGGACATCCGACGAACACCTCTCGATAGTGCAATACCTCAAAGAAACGGGCATAGACGGAGCCGTATTGGTCACGACACCCCAAGAAGTGGCCTTGCAAGATGTTAGGAAAGAAATTGATTTCTGTCGTAAAGTCGGTATACCGATCCTAGGTTTGGTCGAAAACATGTCCGGGTTCGTCTGCCCGAAGTGTAaaaatgagaatgagatctTCGTGCCCACGACGGGTGGAGCTGAAGCAATGGGCAAAGAGCTAGGCATAGAACTGTTAGGCAAAGTGCCGTTGGATCCGAGGATAGGAATGACGTGTGATCAAGGGATGAGCTTCCTGGACGAGTATCCAGACAGTCCAGCGACAACTGCTTATCTGGATATCGTACAAAGGATAAGAGAACTGCTCGGGGATGAATAG